From one Burkholderia pyrrocinia genomic stretch:
- a CDS encoding inorganic phosphate transporter produces MPNLAATETSGAASQRTRTLSFALFFLIIACGIVYIAIHLSADLSPVRESSVLPFVLLVVALLIALGFEFVNGFHDTANAVATVIYTHSLDPHLAVVWSGLWNLFGVLVSSGAVAFGIVQLLPVELILQVGSGAGFAMVFALLIAAVAWNLATWYFGLPSSSSHTLVGSIIGVGLMNQIVSGPSGTSGVDWNQALGVGKALLLSPLIGFVLSALVLLLLKALVRVPALYQEPKGNKPPPFWIRLLLILTCTGVSFAHGSNDGQKGMGLIMLILIGVMPTAYALNKAVTPDQTSTFVAVARHASTTLVKYAGPAVQSADPRADVEAYVRTHKLTPATIPALGKLTDTIADQVAQAGGISSVPQNLVDNVRNNMYVASEAIRLMEKAKAPAFSVEDASALDAFKKQMDRATKFIPTWVKVAVAIALGLGTMVGWKRIVVTVGEKIGKSHLTYGQGASAEAVAMLTIGMADAYGLPVSTTHVLASGVAGTMTASGAGLRWDTVRNLVLAWVLTLPASIALSATLYWALHGLF; encoded by the coding sequence ATGCCGAATCTCGCGGCAACGGAAACCAGCGGCGCGGCCAGCCAGCGCACCCGCACCCTCAGCTTCGCGCTGTTTTTTCTGATCATTGCCTGCGGCATCGTCTATATCGCGATTCACCTGAGTGCCGACCTCAGTCCGGTCAGGGAAAGTTCGGTCCTGCCGTTCGTGCTGCTCGTCGTCGCGCTGCTGATCGCGCTCGGCTTCGAATTCGTGAACGGCTTTCACGACACCGCGAACGCGGTCGCGACCGTCATCTACACGCATTCGCTCGACCCGCACCTGGCCGTCGTCTGGTCCGGCCTCTGGAACCTGTTCGGCGTGCTCGTGTCGAGCGGCGCCGTCGCATTCGGCATCGTGCAGTTGCTGCCCGTCGAGCTGATCCTGCAGGTCGGCAGCGGCGCCGGTTTCGCGATGGTGTTCGCGCTGCTGATCGCGGCCGTCGCGTGGAACCTCGCGACCTGGTATTTCGGGCTGCCGTCGTCGAGCTCGCACACGCTCGTCGGCTCGATCATCGGCGTCGGCCTGATGAACCAGATCGTCAGCGGCCCGTCGGGCACGAGCGGCGTCGACTGGAACCAGGCGCTCGGCGTCGGCAAGGCGCTGCTGCTGTCGCCGCTGATCGGCTTCGTGCTGTCCGCACTCGTGTTGCTGCTGCTGAAGGCGCTGGTGCGCGTGCCGGCGCTGTACCAGGAGCCGAAGGGCAACAAGCCGCCGCCGTTCTGGATCCGCCTGCTGCTGATCCTCACCTGCACGGGCGTGTCGTTCGCGCACGGCTCGAACGACGGGCAGAAGGGCATGGGGCTGATCATGCTGATCCTGATCGGCGTGATGCCCACCGCCTACGCGCTGAACAAGGCCGTGACGCCCGACCAGACGAGCACGTTCGTCGCGGTCGCGCGCCACGCGTCGACGACGCTCGTCAAGTACGCGGGCCCGGCCGTGCAGTCCGCCGACCCGCGCGCCGACGTCGAGGCATACGTGCGCACGCACAAGCTGACGCCTGCGACGATTCCCGCGCTGGGCAAGCTGACCGACACGATCGCCGACCAGGTCGCGCAGGCCGGCGGCATTTCGAGCGTGCCGCAGAACCTCGTCGACAACGTGCGCAACAACATGTACGTCGCGTCCGAGGCGATCCGCCTGATGGAAAAGGCGAAGGCGCCAGCGTTCTCGGTCGAGGATGCGAGCGCGCTCGATGCGTTCAAGAAGCAGATGGACCGCGCGACGAAATTCATCCCGACGTGGGTGAAGGTCGCGGTCGCGATCGCACTCGGCCTCGGCACGATGGTCGGCTGGAAGCGGATCGTCGTGACGGTCGGCGAGAAGATCGGCAAGTCGCATCTCACGTACGGGCAGGGCGCGTCGGCCGAGGCCGTCGCGATGCTGACGATCGGGATGGCCGACGCATACGGGCTGCCGGTATCGACGACGCACGTGCTCGCATCGGGCGTGGCGGGCACGATGACCGCGAGCGGCGCGGGCCTGCGCTGGGACACGGTGCGCAACCTCGTGCTCGCGTGGGTGCTGACGCTGCCCGCGTCGATCGCGCTGTCGGCCACCCTGTACTGGGCGCTGCACGGGCTGTTCTGA
- a CDS encoding ABC transporter permease: MDIRFFDPNRTANASAWRVLPNRWDAIAFPLIICLLAMAIVGFHQTMAPIGVLQTQKITLDPSNLPEYALRTTLRMLAAMVASLVFTLVYGTLAAKSRRAGMVLIPILDILQSVPVLGYISFTVTFFLALFPGRVLGAEFAAIFAIFTSQAWNMTFSFYQSLRTVPRDLSEVSRGFHLTPWQRFWKLEVPFSMPGLIWNMMMSMSGGWFFVVASEAITVGNQTITLPGVGAYLAQAISDKNIGAIGWVIVAMSVVILAYDQFLFRPLVAWADKFRMENTASGDAPQSWLLDMMRRTHLIHQLLVPAGWLLSQAARIPLRVPSLKGTRSRDASARASSRIGDIVWGAFVILLTVYVVWRVVSFVATGVTMAEVGHVLVLGLITLLRVLVLIAIASVIWVPLGVLIGLRPALAEKIQPLAQFLAAFPANLLFPVFVIVIVHFHLNADIWLSPLIVLGTQWYILFNVIAGAMSYPNDYKEATKNFRIRGWQWWRQAILPGIFPYYVTGAITASGGAWNASIVSEFVQWGDTKVVAHGLGAYIAQMTAAGDFPKIILGIAVMSLFVTLFNRLLWRPMYAYAESRLRLD; this comes from the coding sequence ATGGATATCAGGTTCTTCGATCCGAATCGCACCGCGAACGCCTCGGCGTGGCGCGTGCTCCCCAACCGCTGGGATGCCATCGCGTTTCCGCTGATCATCTGCCTGCTGGCGATGGCGATCGTCGGCTTCCATCAGACGATGGCGCCGATCGGCGTGCTGCAGACGCAGAAGATCACGCTCGATCCGTCGAACCTGCCCGAATACGCATTGCGCACCACGCTGCGGATGCTCGCGGCGATGGTCGCGTCGCTCGTGTTCACGCTCGTCTACGGCACGCTCGCGGCCAAGAGCCGCCGCGCGGGCATGGTGCTGATCCCGATCCTCGACATCCTGCAGTCGGTGCCGGTGCTCGGCTACATCTCGTTTACGGTCACGTTCTTTCTCGCGCTGTTCCCGGGCCGCGTGCTCGGCGCGGAGTTCGCGGCGATCTTCGCGATCTTCACGAGCCAGGCGTGGAACATGACGTTCAGCTTCTACCAGTCGCTGCGCACGGTGCCGCGCGACCTGAGCGAAGTGTCGCGCGGCTTTCACCTGACGCCGTGGCAGCGCTTCTGGAAGCTCGAGGTGCCGTTCTCGATGCCAGGGCTGATCTGGAACATGATGATGTCGATGTCGGGCGGCTGGTTCTTCGTCGTCGCGTCGGAGGCGATCACCGTCGGCAACCAGACCATCACGCTGCCGGGGGTCGGCGCATATCTCGCGCAAGCCATCTCGGACAAGAACATCGGCGCGATCGGCTGGGTGATCGTTGCGATGTCGGTCGTGATCCTGGCCTATGACCAGTTCCTGTTCCGCCCGCTCGTCGCGTGGGCCGACAAGTTCCGGATGGAGAACACCGCGTCGGGCGATGCGCCGCAATCCTGGCTGCTCGACATGATGCGCCGCACGCACCTGATCCATCAGTTGCTCGTGCCGGCCGGCTGGCTGCTGTCGCAGGCCGCGCGGATTCCGCTGCGCGTGCCGTCGCTGAAGGGCACGCGCTCGCGCGACGCATCGGCGCGTGCCTCGTCGCGCATCGGCGACATCGTGTGGGGCGCGTTCGTGATCCTGCTGACGGTGTACGTCGTCTGGCGCGTCGTCAGCTTCGTCGCGACGGGCGTGACGATGGCCGAGGTCGGCCACGTGCTCGTGCTCGGGCTCATCACGCTGCTGCGCGTGTTGGTGCTGATCGCGATCGCGTCGGTGATCTGGGTGCCGCTCGGCGTGCTGATCGGGCTGCGCCCCGCGCTGGCCGAGAAGATCCAGCCGCTCGCGCAGTTTCTCGCCGCGTTCCCGGCGAACCTGCTGTTCCCGGTGTTCGTGATCGTGATTGTCCACTTCCACCTGAATGCGGACATCTGGCTGTCGCCGCTGATCGTGCTCGGCACGCAGTGGTACATCCTGTTCAACGTGATCGCCGGTGCGATGTCCTATCCGAACGACTACAAGGAAGCGACGAAGAATTTCCGCATCCGCGGCTGGCAGTGGTGGCGGCAGGCGATCCTGCCCGGCATCTTCCCGTACTACGTGACGGGCGCGATCACCGCGTCGGGCGGCGCGTGGAACGCGAGCATCGTGTCCGAGTTCGTGCAGTGGGGCGACACGAAGGTCGTCGCGCACGGCCTCGGCGCGTACATCGCGCAGATGACCGCCGCCGGCGATTTCCCGAAGATCATCCTGGGCATCGCGGTGATGTCCCTGTTCGTTACCTTGTTCAACCGTCTGCTGTGGCGTCCGATGTACGCCTATGCGGAATCCCGGCTCCGTCTCGATTGA
- a CDS encoding DUF3331 domain-containing protein, whose amino-acid sequence MNNSAARWLMTVAAIGSFDMPSVSWGVPRRRSVTRDRLPSWDATSKPSISVLERPTADTVMISWCDACTGHYGYQKWRLFTTRKRGTCALSGRPIGIGDSVYAPQLLGSTPGNAAAMVLAACIDDALAA is encoded by the coding sequence ATGAACAACAGTGCAGCGCGCTGGCTCATGACCGTCGCCGCGATCGGCAGCTTCGACATGCCGTCCGTATCGTGGGGCGTGCCGCGGCGGCGCAGCGTCACGCGCGACCGGCTGCCGTCGTGGGACGCGACGAGCAAGCCGAGCATCAGCGTGCTCGAGCGGCCCACGGCCGACACCGTGATGATTTCGTGGTGCGACGCATGCACCGGGCACTACGGCTACCAGAAATGGCGGCTGTTCACGACGCGCAAGCGCGGCACCTGCGCGCTGTCGGGGCGGCCGATCGGGATCGGCGACAGCGTCTATGCGCCGCAATTGCTCGGCTCGACGCCGGGCAACGCCGCCGCGATGGTGCTGGCGGCGTGCATCGACGACGCGCTGGCTGCCTGA
- a CDS encoding AAA-associated domain-containing protein: protein MQNSTVINAPVKPSQPLQPPRLGEEILRVEHVNRGFNKSQGELLVLDDANLSLREGEIVGLLGRSGSGKSTLLRIIAGLIEPTGGEVTYLGQPLRGPAEGVAMVFQTFALFPWLTVLQNVEAGLEALGVGARERRERALAAIDLIGLDGFENAYPRELSGGMRQRVGFARALVVDPTILLMDEPFSALDVLTAETLRTDLLDLWTQGRMPIKSVLIVTHNIEEAVFMCDRILVLSSNPGRVIAEIKVPFKHPRNRLDTDFRKLVDDIYAKMTARQTNEATKKGLELGSWMPRVSTNLMAGLIETLAMAPYHGRADMPEIARTLHLEVDELFPIAEVLQYLGFADVREGDVFLTPPARVFAEFGTQERKLMFADHLLKHVPLAARIRKVLNERPGHRAPRVRFEQELEDFLSDEAAEETLDAVIDWGRYGEVFSYNDKTEVFSLEDVES from the coding sequence ATGCAAAATTCGACCGTTATCAACGCCCCTGTCAAGCCATCCCAGCCGCTGCAGCCGCCGCGCCTCGGCGAAGAAATCCTGCGCGTCGAGCATGTGAATCGCGGCTTCAACAAGTCGCAGGGCGAACTGCTCGTGCTCGACGACGCGAACCTGTCGCTGCGCGAAGGCGAGATCGTCGGGCTGCTCGGCCGTTCCGGCTCGGGCAAGTCGACGCTGCTGCGAATCATCGCCGGCCTGATCGAACCGACCGGCGGTGAAGTGACCTACCTCGGCCAGCCGCTGCGCGGCCCGGCCGAGGGTGTCGCGATGGTGTTCCAGACGTTCGCGCTGTTCCCGTGGCTCACCGTGCTGCAGAACGTGGAGGCCGGCCTCGAAGCGCTCGGCGTCGGCGCGCGTGAGCGGCGCGAGCGTGCACTCGCCGCGATCGACCTGATCGGTCTCGACGGTTTCGAGAACGCGTATCCGCGCGAGCTGTCGGGCGGCATGCGCCAGCGCGTGGGCTTTGCGCGCGCGCTCGTCGTCGATCCGACGATCCTGCTGATGGACGAGCCGTTCTCGGCGCTCGACGTGCTGACGGCAGAGACGCTGCGTACCGACCTGCTCGACCTGTGGACGCAAGGGCGGATGCCGATCAAGTCGGTGCTGATCGTCACGCACAACATCGAGGAAGCCGTGTTCATGTGCGACCGGATCCTCGTGCTGTCGTCGAACCCGGGCCGCGTGATCGCCGAGATCAAGGTGCCGTTCAAGCACCCGCGCAACCGGCTCGACACCGATTTCCGCAAGCTCGTCGACGACATCTACGCGAAGATGACCGCGCGCCAGACCAACGAGGCGACGAAGAAGGGGCTCGAGCTCGGCAGCTGGATGCCGCGCGTGTCGACCAACCTGATGGCCGGCCTGATCGAAACGCTCGCGATGGCGCCGTACCATGGCCGCGCCGACATGCCGGAGATCGCGCGCACGCTGCATCTGGAAGTCGACGAGCTGTTCCCGATCGCGGAAGTGCTGCAGTACCTCGGCTTTGCGGACGTGCGGGAAGGCGACGTGTTCCTCACGCCGCCCGCGCGCGTGTTCGCGGAATTCGGCACGCAGGAGCGCAAGCTGATGTTCGCGGATCACCTGCTGAAGCACGTGCCGCTCGCCGCACGGATCAGGAAGGTGCTGAACGAGCGTCCCGGCCATCGTGCGCCGCGCGTGCGCTTCGAGCAGGAACTCGAGGATTTCCTGTCGGACGAAGCGGCCGAGGAAACGCTCGACGCGGTGATCGACTGGGGGCGTTACGGCGAAGTGTTTTCGTATAACGACAAGACCGAGGTGTTCAGTCTCGAGGATGTCGAGAGCTGA
- the ggt gene encoding gamma-glutamyltransferase, with product MRRLVVLTLLSALSVCAFAASDPAVEAKNGMVVSSQHFASQIGVDILKEGGNAVDAAVAVGYAQAVTNPCCGNIGGGGFMTVHLADGRDRFINFRETAPAAATANMYLDASGNVRPGESLYGYRAVGVPGTVAGLDLAQRKYGKLTRKQVMAPAIRLARDGFVLTRGDTDILDTTIERFKKDPDAARIFLRPDGTPLQPGDRLVQKDLARTLERIAEQGPDAFYHGEIPKIVEAASKQAGGLITAADFASYRAQDMAPLTCTYRGYEFVSAPPPSSGGVTMCETLNILEGYDLRKLGYHSAASVHYMTEAMRHAYEDRNTLLGDPNFIDNPIAKLTSKEYAAQIRKSIHADTATPSVDVQPGVGIHEKPETTHYSIIDHDGNAVSTTYTVNGRFGAVVIAPGTGFFLNDEMDDFTTKVGAQNLFGLVQGTRNSIAPGKRPLSSMAPTIVKKDGKVFMVVGSPGGSRIITITLQTVLNVIDYGMTPQDAVTAPRIHHQWLPDEVYYETYGLSPDTLAILRNMGYKMVEQTPWGAAELIMVGLPGTEAASRQSSGNDSSVSGSVRVGFIYGYNDPRRPAGSAIGY from the coding sequence ATGAGGCGGCTCGTCGTACTCACCCTGTTGTCGGCATTGAGCGTGTGCGCGTTCGCCGCTTCGGACCCCGCGGTTGAAGCGAAGAACGGCATGGTCGTGTCGTCGCAGCACTTCGCGTCGCAGATCGGCGTCGACATCCTGAAGGAAGGCGGCAACGCGGTGGACGCGGCGGTGGCGGTCGGTTACGCGCAGGCGGTGACCAATCCGTGCTGCGGCAACATAGGCGGCGGCGGTTTCATGACCGTGCACCTGGCCGACGGCCGCGACCGCTTCATCAATTTCCGCGAGACCGCGCCGGCCGCGGCGACGGCGAACATGTATCTCGACGCATCGGGCAACGTGCGTCCGGGCGAAAGCCTGTACGGCTATCGCGCCGTCGGCGTGCCGGGCACGGTCGCCGGCCTCGATCTCGCGCAGCGCAAATACGGGAAGCTGACGCGCAAGCAGGTGATGGCGCCGGCGATCCGGCTCGCGCGCGACGGCTTCGTGCTGACGCGCGGCGATACGGACATCCTCGACACGACGATCGAGCGCTTCAAGAAGGACCCGGACGCGGCGCGCATCTTCCTGCGGCCGGACGGCACGCCGCTGCAGCCGGGTGACCGCCTGGTGCAGAAGGACCTGGCCCGCACACTCGAGCGGATCGCGGAGCAGGGGCCCGACGCGTTCTATCACGGCGAGATTCCGAAGATCGTCGAGGCCGCGTCGAAGCAGGCGGGCGGCCTGATCACGGCGGCCGATTTCGCGTCCTACCGCGCGCAGGACATGGCGCCGCTGACGTGCACGTATCGCGGCTACGAGTTCGTGTCGGCGCCGCCGCCGAGCTCGGGCGGCGTGACGATGTGCGAGACGCTGAACATCCTCGAAGGGTATGACCTGCGCAAGCTCGGTTATCACTCCGCGGCGTCGGTCCACTACATGACCGAAGCGATGCGGCACGCGTACGAGGATCGCAACACGCTGCTCGGCGATCCGAACTTCATCGACAACCCGATCGCGAAGCTGACGAGCAAGGAGTATGCGGCGCAGATCCGCAAGAGCATCCATGCCGATACGGCGACGCCGTCGGTCGACGTGCAGCCCGGTGTCGGCATTCACGAGAAGCCGGAAACGACGCATTACTCGATCATCGACCATGACGGCAATGCGGTGTCGACGACCTATACGGTCAACGGTCGCTTCGGCGCCGTGGTCATCGCGCCGGGCACGGGCTTCTTCCTGAATGACGAGATGGACGACTTCACCACGAAGGTCGGCGCGCAGAACCTGTTCGGCCTGGTGCAGGGCACGCGCAACTCGATCGCGCCGGGCAAGCGTCCGCTGTCGTCGATGGCGCCGACCATCGTGAAGAAGGACGGCAAGGTGTTCATGGTGGTCGGCTCGCCGGGCGGGTCACGCATCATCACGATCACGCTGCAGACCGTGCTGAACGTGATCGATTACGGGATGACGCCGCAGGATGCGGTCACCGCGCCGCGCATCCACCACCAGTGGCTGCCCGACGAGGTCTACTACGAAACCTACGGCCTGTCGCCCGACACGCTCGCGATCCTGCGCAACATGGGCTACAAGATGGTCGAGCAGACGCCGTGGGGTGCAGCCGAACTGATCATGGTCGGCCTGCCGGGTACCGAAGCGGCGAGCCGCCAGAGTTCCGGGAACGACTCGTCCGTGTCCGGCAGCGTGCGTGTCGGCTTCATCTACGGCTACAACGATCCGCGCCGTCCGGCCGGATCGGCGATCGGCTACTGA
- a CDS encoding MurR/RpiR family transcriptional regulator: protein MGTSIRALLLSQMDSFTPSEQKVAHALLDRYPSLGLGPIASVAKQAEVSDPTVFRFVVRIGFPNYSSFQQALYDEIDTAMNSPLARMDAFHSETGMRDSHSAIFQRLSESLATTIEGLDAAAFDAAVALLADTDIRIFCGGGRYTAPLASLFSFTLAYARPHVQYVEPNVNLASVALTDMGRDDVLVIFDFRRYQKDSIRFAQAAHRLGTRILLITDEWMSPIGQFAEIVLRIQGRPFAMLQTNVPALALTEALVIGVTNRLPELARQRMEKIEHLNTGGIELDANQRDLPE from the coding sequence ATGGGGACGAGCATCAGGGCGTTGCTGTTATCCCAGATGGATAGCTTCACGCCGTCGGAACAGAAGGTTGCGCATGCGTTGCTGGATCGCTATCCGAGCCTCGGCCTCGGGCCGATCGCGAGCGTCGCCAAGCAGGCTGAAGTCAGCGACCCGACCGTGTTCCGCTTTGTCGTCCGGATCGGCTTTCCGAACTACTCGTCGTTCCAGCAGGCGCTGTACGACGAGATCGACACCGCGATGAATTCGCCGCTCGCGCGAATGGATGCGTTCCATTCGGAAACGGGCATGCGCGACAGCCATTCGGCGATTTTCCAGCGGCTGTCCGAGTCGCTCGCGACCACAATCGAAGGGCTCGACGCGGCCGCGTTCGACGCTGCCGTGGCGCTGCTGGCCGATACCGACATCCGCATCTTCTGCGGCGGCGGGCGCTACACGGCGCCGCTCGCGTCGCTGTTTTCGTTCACGCTGGCCTATGCGCGCCCGCACGTCCAGTACGTCGAACCGAACGTGAATCTCGCGTCGGTCGCACTGACCGACATGGGGCGTGACGACGTGCTCGTCATCTTCGACTTTCGCCGCTACCAGAAGGACAGCATCCGCTTCGCGCAGGCCGCGCACCGGCTCGGCACGCGGATCCTGCTGATCACCGACGAATGGATGTCGCCGATCGGCCAGTTCGCGGAGATCGTGCTGCGGATCCAGGGGCGCCCGTTCGCGATGCTGCAGACCAATGTGCCGGCGCTGGCGCTCACGGAAGCGCTCGTGATCGGTGTGACGAACCGGCTGCCGGAACTGGCGCGGCAGCGGATGGAGAAGATCGAGCATCTCAATACCGGGGGGATCGAGCTGGACGCCAACCAGCGCGATTTGCCAGAATGA
- a CDS encoding dicarboxylate/amino acid:cation symporter — MNKRMSAAGWILLAMAAGIFIGYMIFTQLPDKQSAAEIAGYISLVSDVFLRLIKMVIGPLVFSTLVVGIAHMGDASSVGRVFVKALGWFVTASLISLLLGLLMANLLRPGENLGLPLPDIGASAHLATAKFTLKDFVGHMVPKSFAEAMANNEILQIVVFSMFFGVALSALGERGKILVAAIDQLSHVMLKITGYVMKLAPLAVMAAMASTVAINGLSILLKFAVFMGDFYVSLVLLWATLVAAGLLFLGRRVFKLLVLIKEAFMLSFATASSEAAYPKILDALDRFGVRRKIASFVMPMGYSFNLDGSMMYCTFASLFIAQAYNIHLSLGTQVTMLLILMLTSKGMAGVPRASLVVIAATLHQFNIPEAGLLLILGVDTFLDMGRSATNAVGNSIASAVVAKWEGELMSEAEADAHAAHLDAELERQNNDPAYGAGQATST; from the coding sequence ATGAACAAACGAATGTCTGCGGCAGGCTGGATCCTGCTCGCGATGGCGGCCGGCATCTTCATCGGCTACATGATCTTCACGCAGCTTCCGGACAAGCAGTCGGCCGCGGAAATCGCCGGCTACATCTCGCTCGTGTCCGATGTGTTCCTGCGGCTGATCAAGATGGTGATCGGCCCGCTGGTGTTCTCGACGCTCGTCGTCGGCATTGCGCACATGGGCGATGCGTCGTCCGTGGGGCGCGTGTTCGTGAAGGCGCTCGGCTGGTTCGTCACCGCGTCGCTGATCTCGCTGCTGCTCGGGCTGCTGATGGCGAACCTGCTGCGGCCCGGCGAGAACCTCGGCCTGCCGCTGCCGGACATCGGCGCGTCCGCGCATCTCGCGACGGCCAAGTTCACGCTGAAGGATTTCGTCGGTCACATGGTGCCGAAGTCGTTCGCCGAGGCGATGGCGAACAACGAGATCCTGCAGATCGTCGTGTTCTCGATGTTCTTCGGCGTCGCGCTGTCGGCGCTCGGCGAGCGCGGCAAGATCCTCGTCGCCGCGATCGACCAGTTGTCGCACGTGATGCTCAAGATCACCGGCTACGTGATGAAGCTCGCGCCGCTCGCGGTGATGGCCGCGATGGCGTCGACGGTGGCGATCAACGGGCTGTCGATCCTGCTGAAGTTCGCGGTATTCATGGGCGACTTCTACGTGAGCCTGGTGCTGCTGTGGGCCACGCTCGTCGCCGCCGGGCTGCTGTTCCTCGGCCGCCGCGTGTTCAAGCTGCTGGTGCTGATCAAGGAAGCGTTCATGCTGTCGTTCGCGACCGCGAGCTCCGAGGCCGCGTATCCGAAGATCCTCGACGCGCTCGACCGTTTCGGCGTGCGGCGCAAGATCGCGAGCTTCGTGATGCCGATGGGCTATTCGTTCAACCTCGACGGCTCGATGATGTACTGCACGTTCGCGTCGCTGTTCATCGCGCAGGCCTACAACATCCACCTGTCGCTCGGCACGCAGGTCACGATGCTGCTGATCCTGATGCTGACGTCGAAGGGGATGGCCGGCGTGCCGCGCGCATCGCTCGTCGTGATCGCGGCGACGCTGCACCAGTTCAACATCCCGGAAGCCGGGCTGCTGCTGATTCTCGGCGTCGACACGTTCCTCGACATGGGCCGCTCGGCCACGAACGCGGTGGGCAACTCGATCGCCAGCGCGGTGGTCGCGAAGTGGGAAGGCGAGCTGATGTCGGAAGCCGAGGCGGACGCGCATGCCGCGCATCTCGATGCCGAACTGGAACGGCAGAACAACGATCCGGCCTACGGCGCCGGTCAGGCCACGTCGACCTGA
- a CDS encoding NAD(P)/FAD-dependent oxidoreductase has product MTTPTRIVIVGGGIAGLQLATRLGERLGRSGRAQVTVVDRSPTHIWKPMLHTIAAGTRDVQQQQVIFLAHARDHGYTYQPGELKGLDRARRRVQLGEIRSQEGDVVIEARELDYDVLIVALGSQANDFGVPGVREHCYFIDSQQQAETFNEALRMRVFRSIARDEPFRVAIVGAGATGVELAAELSRLLEVAQAYGDATVRERLQLTLLESGPRILAAFPPRISASAQRRLEQIGFHVLTSTRVTSADATGFHYGDGSYAEADLMVWAAGVKAPDFMQALGGLDTNRANQIVVGPTLQATDDEHVFAIGDCASLLPDGHERPLPPTAQVATQQAEHLAKHLPAWLDGKPIPPFAFHDFGALVSISDYDAFGTLGQFGFFRGGFIQGRFAQFSHLMLYRRHQQALHGFSKATLLWIAERINGCVQPRIRLS; this is encoded by the coding sequence ATGACAACCCCTACACGCATCGTCATCGTCGGTGGCGGGATCGCCGGACTGCAGCTCGCGACCCGCCTCGGCGAGCGCCTCGGCCGGTCCGGGCGTGCGCAGGTCACCGTCGTCGACCGCAGTCCCACCCACATCTGGAAGCCGATGCTGCACACGATCGCGGCCGGCACGCGCGACGTCCAGCAGCAACAGGTGATCTTCCTCGCCCATGCACGCGACCACGGCTACACGTACCAGCCCGGCGAACTGAAAGGGCTTGATCGTGCGCGCCGCCGCGTGCAGCTCGGCGAGATCCGCTCGCAGGAAGGCGATGTGGTGATCGAGGCCCGCGAACTCGACTACGACGTGCTGATCGTCGCGCTCGGCAGCCAGGCCAACGATTTCGGCGTACCGGGCGTACGCGAGCACTGCTACTTCATCGACAGCCAGCAGCAGGCCGAAACCTTCAACGAAGCGTTGCGGATGCGCGTGTTCCGCAGCATCGCGCGCGACGAGCCGTTTCGCGTTGCGATCGTCGGCGCGGGCGCGACGGGCGTGGAACTCGCGGCGGAATTGAGCCGGTTACTGGAAGTGGCGCAGGCGTATGGCGACGCGACGGTGCGCGAGCGGCTGCAGCTCACGCTGCTCGAAAGCGGCCCGCGCATCCTCGCTGCATTTCCGCCTAGGATTTCCGCGTCAGCGCAGCGGCGGCTCGAACAGATCGGTTTTCACGTGCTGACGTCGACGCGCGTCACGTCGGCCGACGCGACCGGCTTCCACTACGGCGACGGTTCGTACGCCGAAGCAGACCTGATGGTCTGGGCGGCCGGCGTGAAAGCGCCCGATTTCATGCAGGCGCTGGGCGGGCTCGACACGAACCGCGCGAACCAGATCGTCGTCGGGCCGACGCTGCAGGCCACGGACGACGAGCACGTGTTCGCGATCGGCGATTGCGCGAGCCTGTTGCCCGACGGCCATGAGCGGCCGCTGCCGCCGACCGCGCAGGTCGCGACGCAGCAGGCCGAGCATCTCGCGAAGCACCTGCCCGCGTGGCTCGACGGCAAGCCGATTCCGCCGTTCGCGTTCCACGATTTCGGCGCGCTCGTGTCGATCAGCGACTACGACGCGTTCGGCACGCTCGGGCAGTTCGGGTTCTTTCGCGGCGGCTTCATCCAGGGGCGCTTCGCGCAGTTCAGCCACCTGATGCTCTACCGGCGGCACCAGCAGGCGCTGCACGGTTTCTCCAAGGCGACCCTGCTGTGGATCGCCGAACGGATCAACGGCTGCGTGCAGCCGCGCATCCGCCTGTCGTGA